AAGAAGTAGGGCTGCGCGGCGCGGAAATGATCGCCAAAAGGATCAAGCCCAACGTGGCCATCATCACCGACGTAACGCACGATACCACCACGCCGATGATCAACAAAAACATCGAAGGCGAAATCAAATGCGGCGCCGGCCCCAGCATCACTTACGGGCCAGCGGTGCACAACATCCTGCGCGACCTCATCATCAAAACGGCTAAAAAAGAAGATATCCCCCACCAGCTGCACGCTGTAAGCCGCAGCACCGGCACGGATACCGACGCTTTCGCCTATTCCAACGACGGCACGCCTTCGGCACTCATCAGCATTCCCCTCCGCTATATGCATACCACCGTGGAAATGATAAAGAAAGACGACGTGGAAAATACCATCCGCCTCATCTACCAAACCTTGCTCAACATTACCCCCAAAACCAACTTCCAGTATCTTTAACCATATAAAACCGATGTTGTATGATCCGTCGTGACTGGACCATCCCCGAAATAAAGGATATCTACAATACACCGCTCCTCGAACTGATGTACCGTGCCGCCACCGTGCACCGCGAACACCAGGATACCGCGGAGGTACAGGTTTGCACCCTGCTGTCCATCAAAACCGGCGGCTGCTCCGAAGATTGCGCCTACTGCCCCCAGGCGGCGCGCTACAGCACCGGGGTAGATGTGCATGCCCTCATGCAGAAAGATAAAGTCCTGGAATACGCCCAAAAAGCCAAAGATGCGGGCTCCACCCGCTTCTGCATGGGCGCGGCCTGGCGCGAAGTGCGCGACAACCGCGACTTCGACCGCGTGCTCGATATGGTGAAAGGCGTAAACGCCATCGGCATGGAAGTATGCTGCACCCTCGGCATGCTCACCGAATCGCAGGCGCAAAAGCTCGCCGACGCGGGGCTGTATTCCTACAACCACAACCTCGACACATCCAGCGAATACTACGGGGAAATCATCACCACCCGCACGTACGACGACCGCCTCAACACCCTCGAAAACGTGCGTAAGGCAGGCGTAACCGTATGCTGTGGCGGCATTATCGGCCTCGGCGAAAGCCATGAAGACCGCATCAACATGCTGGCCACCCTCGCCACCATGCCCGAACATCCGGATTCCGTGCCTATCAACGCCCTCACGCGCGTGGCCGGCACCCCGCTGGAACACATGCCGAAAGTGGAATTCTGGGATATGGTCCGCATGATCGCAACCGCCCGCATCCTCATGCCCACCACGATGGTCCGCCTCAGCGCCGGCCGCGCGGAAATGAGCGTTTCCGAACAGGCGATGTGCTTTATGGCAGGCGCCAACTCCATCTTCACCGGCGATAAGCTGCTTACCACCAAAAACCCTTCCTTCGAGGAAGACAACCTGATGTTCGAGCTGCTGGGCCTCAAACCCCGCGAAGTCTTCAAAGATGAAAAAGCCGCCGGCTGCTGCGACCACCAGCACGAACACGCACATACACATTAACACAGATAGCCTTTCAAACTAAATCCAAAAGAGCCGCCCGTGTTGGGCGGCTCTTCTTTTTCCTGTCATTTTCCCACCCTGCCGGTAGTATTTATGCAATTGTTCACCGCCGGCTGACAAGGTATTTTAGTACGGCTACAGTACGGTATCCCTACTAAGTCCCTACTAAGTCTGTACCGCAACTCACCGGAGGGTACAAAAAAGCCCGCCAGGAATTGTACCGGCGGGCTTAAGGGGGCTTTATAGGGAGAATAAGGAACGATTACTGCGGTAAGTACTTCGTCAGGGCTTCCTCCAGGGCGGCGCCGCGGAGGTCTTTCGCCACGATTTTTCCCTGCGGGTCGATCAGGAAGTTGGCCGGTACCCCGCGGATGCCATAGAGCTTCACCGCCGCGTTGTTCCAGAACTTCAGGTCGGAAACGTGCACGAAATCTTCCAGACCGTCCTTTTTGATGGCCTCTTCCCAGAGGTCCTTACGGCCAGGTTGGTCGAGCGACACACTGAGAACGAGGAAGTTACGCTCTTTGAACTTCTTATAAGCCGCCACTACGTGGGGGTTCTCTGCACGGCAGGGGCCGCACCAGCTGGCCCAGAAGTCGAGGAACACGTATTTGCCCCGGAAATCGGACAGGCTGACGGGTTTGCCCGCCAGGTCGTTCTGGGTGAAATCCGGCGCCACGGCACCGATCACGATGGTCTTTTTCTTATGCATGTTCTCCGCGAAGCGCTTCCCGGCGGGGGAAGCCTGCTGATGGGCGGGGAGGCTGGCGAAAAGGGGCTCCAGTTCGGCCAGGTCCATGTTGTTATGGACCGACAGCTCCTGCAATGCGAACACGACAACGGGCGATCCGGGGTTCTTTTCGATAAAGGATTTTATCAATCCGCGCTTATCAGCCAGCGCCTTGCGGAACTTCACGTTCAGGGCGTTGGTGAGGGCGGTGTCGCGGCGTTGCTCGTCGGTGGCGCTGCCCCATACCTTGTTGATGGCGTCCATCTGGTCTTCGTAGGGCTGCAGGTGCTTTTTATATTCGGCGTCGGCGGCATTCAGCTTAGAGCCTTTGATGTTGGCGGAAGCCATGTCAGTTTCGGAGCTCAGCGTGATGGTGGCCGGTTCGAGGTACATGATCTTGCGGTCCATGCCGGAGCCCATGTTCTGGAGGCCTTTGCCGTCTTTGCTGAGCGCGATCATCATGAGCCCGGGTTCTGCAGTGGTGCCTGAGAAAGAAAATTCCCCGTTTTTCAGTACCGCCGAATCCAGCATGCGCTCGCCATCTTCGGTTCTGTCAAAATACACGGTGGCCGGGGCGTTCAGCTTGCCGATCCTGCCTTTCAGCACAAATTTGCCCTCCTGCGCCATAGCGGCTGCCGGGATGATGGCGGCGGCCACGAGGGCCAGGGTCCGGGATCTTACGATACGTATGTTCATGGTGTCGGTTTTAAAAAATCAATGCGGTTATTCGCGGATGAAGATATCAGTCGGCGATCCGGGAATGCCCGTCGTTTTACGGATCAGGTCGCCGAAGTGGCCCACGGAGGTATCCAGTATATGCAGCTCTCCTTCTACCCCCACTACGAGCAAGTTGCCGTTTTGTTCGATCTTCAGGAGGGTGATCTCCTTCCCGCCGAAGGCGGCATTCAGCTCGCGGATTTCTTCATTCAGCGGGTTATAACGGTAAACCTTGCCGTTGCCGGTAAAATAGAACACGCCTACGGGAGAAACCGCCCATTTGGTGGTAGCCGTCACGAGGCTGTCGCCTTTGAATTTCTTCATTTCGCGGGCGTTGAATTGCTGCCTGCCTTCTCTCCAGTTCAGACCAAATCGCAACTGCATCGTTTTGCCGAGCGAATCGCAGAAGGCGTAGATGTCGTTGTCGCTGAATTTTTCCATGTAAAGGAGATCCATGCCCAGGTCTTTGGGAACAAAGGCGGAATCGAACACGGTATAAGTGGTATCAAGATAAGTACCAGGCAAGAAGCGCAGGAAACGTTTCTTTTCCTTGTCGAATCCGAGGAAGTGGGAAACGGCCTGGCCGCTTTCCGTCAGCTCCTGCAACAGTTGCGGCGCGAGTTTGTATTCGCCGTTCACCGCCACGCCGAAGAATCCGTAGTAAGAACCGAAAGGCGCGGTTTCGAAGGTGCCCATATACAGCTGGTCATTAATAATCGCCGTAGTGGTGCCGTTGAGGTTGCGGAGGAAATAATCCGCGCGGGTAGCCGCCATCGGCTGGTAGAAGTTTTCTTTCAGGCTGCGCACTTTGCCAAGGGTATTGGCGTCGATGAGCACAGCGCCTTCGTTGCCGCCAAAAGTAAGCCAGTACTGGGTGATCTGGTTCATGTAGAACTGGTTCCGCACCTGCACAATCTGGCGCGGACCGCCGGGCATCGCTTCCTTGTTGATCGCTTCGTAGATATCGGCCTGCAGCGTACCATCCGGTTTGATAAAGGAAAGCGAAGTGCTGCTGCCGTTCCCGCTGAGCACCAGCGAGCCACGCGTAAACGCCGTTTGCCCGCTGATGACGAAAT
Above is a genomic segment from Chitinophaga pollutisoli containing:
- the bioB gene encoding biotin synthase BioB; its protein translation is MIRRDWTIPEIKDIYNTPLLELMYRAATVHREHQDTAEVQVCTLLSIKTGGCSEDCAYCPQAARYSTGVDVHALMQKDKVLEYAQKAKDAGSTRFCMGAAWREVRDNRDFDRVLDMVKGVNAIGMEVCCTLGMLTESQAQKLADAGLYSYNHNLDTSSEYYGEIITTRTYDDRLNTLENVRKAGVTVCCGGIIGLGESHEDRINMLATLATMPEHPDSVPINALTRVAGTPLEHMPKVEFWDMVRMIATARILMPTTMVRLSAGRAEMSVSEQAMCFMAGANSIFTGDKLLTTKNPSFEEDNLMFELLGLKPREVFKDEKAAGCCDHQHEHAHTH
- a CDS encoding PKD-like family lipoprotein produces the protein MKKIYLLILCLSAIIAGCYKDKGNYDYVEVPAPIMAGLDSVYHVMSGDSLIVAPVITLKSGPNDYSCEWKINVPERATTDDYFTRDLRIVYGLGAARYTVLLKVTDNNTGQKYFYDFVISGQTAFTRGSLVLSGNGSSTSLSFIKPDGTLQADIYEAINKEAMPGGPRQIVQVRNQFYMNQITQYWLTFGGNEGAVLIDANTLGKVRSLKENFYQPMAATRADYFLRNLNGTTTAIINDQLYMGTFETAPFGSYYGFFGVAVNGEYKLAPQLLQELTESGQAVSHFLGFDKEKKRFLRFLPGTYLDTTYTVFDSAFVPKDLGMDLLYMEKFSDNDIYAFCDSLGKTMQLRFGLNWREGRQQFNAREMKKFKGDSLVTATTKWAVSPVGVFYFTGNGKVYRYNPLNEEIRELNAAFGGKEITLLKIEQNGNLLVVGVEGELHILDTSVGHFGDLIRKTTGIPGSPTDIFIRE
- a CDS encoding TlpA disulfide reductase family protein is translated as MNIRIVRSRTLALVAAAIIPAAAMAQEGKFVLKGRIGKLNAPATVYFDRTEDGERMLDSAVLKNGEFSFSGTTAEPGLMMIALSKDGKGLQNMGSGMDRKIMYLEPATITLSSETDMASANIKGSKLNAADAEYKKHLQPYEDQMDAINKVWGSATDEQRRDTALTNALNVKFRKALADKRGLIKSFIEKNPGSPVVVFALQELSVHNNMDLAELEPLFASLPAHQQASPAGKRFAENMHKKKTIVIGAVAPDFTQNDLAGKPVSLSDFRGKYVFLDFWASWCGPCRAENPHVVAAYKKFKERNFLVLSVSLDQPGRKDLWEEAIKKDGLEDFVHVSDLKFWNNAAVKLYGIRGVPANFLIDPQGKIVAKDLRGAALEEALTKYLPQ